A region of Natribaculum luteum DNA encodes the following proteins:
- a CDS encoding DUF5814 domain-containing protein encodes MAITDKIYVKNHRQLSSQLETNIPKGAFKGATLDILFQGEGLEKLDDATRERVLDFAQDFLDCDCDNNPYCGCPERKFMRYLLELRAQGLGPDAIVDVMSDDYMVYAYPGDVLSFLDDAVRTLEAAEGLAGVEGDGEKRDEIRRAKRDLER; translated from the coding sequence GTGGCCATCACCGACAAGATCTACGTCAAAAACCACCGCCAGCTCAGCTCCCAGCTCGAGACCAACATCCCCAAGGGGGCGTTCAAGGGTGCAACCCTCGACATCCTCTTTCAGGGCGAGGGGCTCGAGAAGCTCGACGATGCCACCAGAGAGCGGGTGCTCGACTTCGCACAGGACTTTCTCGACTGTGACTGTGACAACAACCCCTACTGTGGCTGTCCGGAACGGAAGTTCATGCGGTACCTGCTCGAGTTGCGCGCCCAGGGGCTCGGTCCAGACGCCATCGTGGACGTGATGAGCGACGACTACATGGTCTATGCCTACCCCGGCGACGTGCTCTCGTTTCTCGACGACGCCGTCAGGACGCTCGAGGCGGCCGAAGGACTGGCAGGCGTGGAAGGCGACGGAGAAAAACGCGACGAGATCAGGCGGGCAAAGCGGGACCTCGAACGGTAG